The window ATAAAGCTTAAGGCGAATATCGTTAATCCGAAACCAATACAATACAGTATTATATTGAATGCAACAAATATGTGGTCGGCCGATGTTACCAGAAGAGAAATTAATGAGATTAAATAGGCACTGTAGCATGGAGCTCAGGCGATTGATGTTAAAAGGCCCGAAGTGAATGATCCGATAATCCCTTCCCTTTCCTGTGATTTTACATTAATGAAGCTGAACGAATAGTCAAAAAGCATAAGGATTCCTATAATTAGCAATAATGTAGCCTACAAAAAGCATTACTGCCAATGCAACGTCCCTTGCCGCAGGCTTTCTGATAATGGCCTTGATGTCACCTCCCAGACAATATAATACCGCTGCAAGAGGTATTGCGCAGAAAATGATTCCTCCAATTATTTCAGAAAAAATAATACTGAAGAAGATATCCTGCTACCACCGCAACGAACACCATTATCCCGCCGTGCTTCGGCACGTGAGGGCTTTTTCTGTAGAATGGAAAATCGCAATCCCTGTTTTCAAAACTGAACCAGTCAGACAGGTTATTAATGTTTAAATCCAATACTATTTAAAGACAATGATAGGTGATTTCATCCCTGCTTTGAAAATCCTTGTTGATTTGATTAACTGTTTTTTTAGGTAAGCGGTCTTTCGGTACCTTTTCCCACTCGGATTTTGAAATGGAAATCTCGCCGACACAGTCATCGTTGGTGTAATCCTCACCGTATTCACAGAATAGCTCGAAGATTTCCGGCTGCCTGGTTACGTTAAAGGTCGGCGTTCTTTTTAGAGTTTTCGTGATGATTAATTCCTCGTTATTGCTTTCAATTTCGAGATTTTTCTCCAAATAAGCCCTTACTGACATGATTGTTTATTTTTTCATGAATTCAACGTGGTCGATGTAGCGTTTCAAGACCTCATCGACTGTGCCTTCATCGGCAATTAATTTTATATCCAATTCGTTTGCCTTGATTTTTGACTTGAAGCCGAACTCGGCGGCGATGATAACGTCACAGTCTTCGCATGCCTTGATGACCTTGCTTCCCTGATGCTTCTGCTCAAGGTCAATGTCAACTTCCCTGTGTTCGGTGAATGTCAAATCTTCGTCTTCATAGTCGTATATATACAATGAATAACCTTTTCCAAGGTGCAGATCCATATCCACACCGTTTGATGATACAACAGCTATTTTCATATTCATTCCTCCTAGACTTCAGCACCGTCAAGCGCATGATGGCACATGCAGTCGCATTCGTCACAGTTTTTAATGAAGTTATATATTAATTCAAGCAAATCGCTTTCAAGCTCCTTTACCATTTCAAATACCTCATCAATGGTCAGTTCGCTTTCGGATATGCCTGAAGCGTAATTTGAAACAATGCATATTGAATTGTAACACATTTCCCTTTCCCGGGCCAGCGTCACTTCCGGAAGACCCGTCATTCCGACCAGGTCTCCTCCCAAAAGCTTAAACATCTTTATTTCGGCCGGAGTTTCAAATCTCGGACCCTGCGTGCAGACATAGGTTCCTCCAAGTATGACGTCGCCGGATTTGTCCAAAACATCCCTTAAATGAGGACAGTACGGCTGGGTTACGTCAATGTGAACCACCTTATCCTCATAAAACGTCTTTTCACGGTTTTCAGAAAAATCAAGAAAATCATCCGGTATGACAAATGAGCCCGGAGGCATTTCCAGATTCATCGATCCGACTGAATTTGTGGCTATTATCTGGGTTACTCCGACATTTTTAAGGGCGTCGATATTTGCTCTAAAATTGATTTTGTGTGGGGGAATGCTGTGGCCTGAAGCGTGCCTTGGGATAAATGCGACCTTTTTTGAGAAGATATTCAGAATGGACACTTCAACTTCACCATAATCCGTAGTGACTGTCTTTTTTTCGACGCTGTCTGCCTTTGAGGTTATTTCATAAACCCCGCTTCCACCGATAATTCCTATCATGCTTTTAACCTTTTGTTACTGCCAATGGCTTTACGCGTGCAACCAGCTTGGCTATTCCTGTGGAATCTGATACCTTAACGACACTGTCAACGTCCTTGTATGCGCCCGGAGCCTCTTCTGCAATGACGTTTTTGGACGTTGCCCTGATTTTGATGCCGTTGCTTTCCATGTCGTTTACGATATCGTCCGGATTATAGTCCTTTTTGGCTTTTGAACGTGAGAGAACC is drawn from Methanobrevibacter millerae and contains these coding sequences:
- the mtnP gene encoding S-methyl-5'-thioadenosine phosphorylase, with product MIGIIGGSGVYEITSKADSVEKKTVTTDYGEVEVSILNIFSKKVAFIPRHASGHSIPPHKINFRANIDALKNVGVTQIIATNSVGSMNLEMPPGSFVIPDDFLDFSENREKTFYEDKVVHIDVTQPYCPHLRDVLDKSGDVILGGTYVCTQGPRFETPAEIKMFKLLGGDLVGMTGLPEVTLAREREMCYNSICIVSNYASGISESELTIDEVFEMVKELESDLLELIYNFIKNCDECDCMCHHALDGAEV
- a CDS encoding NifB/NifX family molybdenum-iron cluster-binding protein, translated to MKIAVVSSNGVDMDLHLGKGYSLYIYDYEDEDLTFTEHREVDIDLEQKHQGSKVIKACEDCDVIIAAEFGFKSKIKANELDIKLIADEGTVDEVLKRYIDHVEFMKK